Proteins from a single region of Syntrophales bacterium:
- a CDS encoding ferritin family protein, which yields MAKRQQLDVFDFAIRAEKEGIEFYTKAAKKFADRDLKDLFMKLAKQEAEHLKLFTEIKSKADIGGIDPSLKNPDIDDYLESIVQEGLFPKGETVNKRLEKVDGVVAAAVIAMKAETNAILFYTEMVRLSRDREQKKLIEKIIKEEKSHVVMVRNLRADHDPMYAALTFGRFF from the coding sequence ATGGCGAAGAGACAGCAGCTGGATGTGTTCGATTTTGCGATCCGGGCCGAAAAGGAAGGCATCGAGTTCTATACAAAGGCGGCGAAGAAGTTTGCCGACCGGGACCTGAAGGACCTCTTCATGAAGCTTGCCAAACAGGAGGCGGAGCACCTGAAGCTGTTCACAGAGATAAAGTCGAAGGCGGACATCGGGGGAATCGATCCGTCGCTGAAGAACCCCGACATCGACGACTACCTGGAGTCCATCGTACAGGAGGGGCTGTTTCCGAAGGGTGAAACGGTGAACAAGCGCCTCGAAAAGGTGGACGGTGTCGTGGCGGCGGCCGTCATAGCCATGAAGGCCGAGACGAACGCGATCCTGTTCTATACGGAAATGGTGAGACTCTCCCGGGACCGGGAACAGAAGAAGCTGATCGAGAAGATCATCAAGGAGGAGAAGTCCCACGTCGTGATGGTCCGCAACCTGCGCGCGGATCACGATCCCATGTATGCAGCGCTGACGTTCGGACGCTTCTTTTAA
- a CDS encoding polyhydroxyalkanoate synthesis regulator DNA-binding domain-containing protein, translated as MAETLLVRKYGNRRLYDTERSTYITIEELTRLIKEGRTVSVEDAKTKEDVTAFILTQILLEESRKREFLLPVPLLHLVIRFGDNLLSDFFENYLQQIMKNYLAYRAVADDQFRKWLDLGTEWSQAAGKSASPLSPFQNFLDLFSETPGRGEASEKGKEPSP; from the coding sequence ATGGCCGAGACACTGCTCGTCAGAAAATATGGAAACCGCCGCCTCTACGATACGGAGCGGAGCACCTACATCACGATCGAGGAACTGACCCGCCTGATCAAGGAAGGCCGGACCGTCTCCGTCGAGGATGCTAAGACGAAGGAAGACGTGACGGCCTTTATCCTGACCCAGATTCTCCTGGAGGAATCCCGTAAGAGGGAGTTTCTGCTTCCCGTCCCGCTTCTTCACCTGGTGATCCGCTTCGGGGACAACCTGCTCTCGGATTTTTTCGAGAACTACCTCCAGCAGATCATGAAAAACTACCTTGCCTACCGGGCCGTCGCGGACGACCAGTTCAGGAAGTGGCTGGACCTGGGGACCGAATGGTCCCAGGCAGCCGGGAAATCCGCCTCCCCCCTGTCTCCTTTCCAGAACTTTCTCGACCTGTTTTCCGAGACCCCCGGCAGGGGAGAGGCCTCAGAAAAAGGAAAGGAGCCTTCGCCATGA